A single genomic interval of Triticum urartu cultivar G1812 unplaced genomic scaffold, Tu2.1 TuUngrouped_contig_4931, whole genome shotgun sequence harbors:
- the LOC125528518 gene encoding iron-sulfur assembly protein IscA-like 2, mitochondrial yields the protein MASVRPPLRRLALLLNSRIRANNRFLASASTSTSSYPTAAAAGTATTETPAPEEPEVVSMTDNCVRRLKELHTKEPSAKGNMLRLSVEAGGCSGFQYTFSLDSKENADDRVFEKNGVKLVVDNVSYDFVKGSTIDYVEELISSAFVVSTNPSAVGGCSCKSSFMVK from the exons ATGGCCTCGGTTAGGCCccctctccgccgcctcgcgctgcTGCTTAACAGCCGCATCCGCGCCAACAACCGCTTCCTcgcctccgcctccacctccacctcctcctaccccaccgccgccgcagccgGCACCGCCACCACCGAgacgccggcgccggaggagccgGAGGTCGTCAGCATGACGGATAACTGCGTCCGT AGACTCAAAGAGTTGCATACTAAAGAACCATCTGCTAAGGGCAACATGTTGCGCTTGAGCGTTGAAGCTGGTGGCTGTTCTGGATTCCAGTACACCTTCTCACTGGATAGCAAGGAAAATGCTGATGATAG GGTCTTCGAGAAGAATGGTGTTAAGTTGGTTGTCGACAATGTCTCATACGACTTCGTGAAAGGTTCAACAATCGATTATGTAGAGGAATTGATAAGCTCAGCATTTGTG GTTTCAACCAATCCAAGTGCTGTTGGAGGCTGCAGCTGCAAGAGTTCCTTCATGGTTAAATAA